A stretch of Glandiceps talaboti chromosome 18, keGlaTala1.1, whole genome shotgun sequence DNA encodes these proteins:
- the LOC144448837 gene encoding neuronal acetylcholine receptor subunit beta-2-like codes for MSNIVQVVSLSKILSAVTLLVALLLMQHNTVPGCHGSKSAERLFTTLMDKYNNLIRPIANVSQIINVTFGLSISQLIDIDERNQIMTTSVWVKQRWHDYQLEWDPADFEGLTIIHIPINMLWWPDILLYNNADGPYNVEFMTNALVSNDGTVDWVPPAIYKSSCKINIAFFPFDEQTCIMKFGAWTHDGYTVDLMKMDENVGQEDYWENGEWDIVESPVERHTVKYPCCAEIYVDITFSFVLHRKALFYVVTLVIPCLLISFLTMLVFYLPSDACEKITLSISILLALIVFLLLISEIIPPTSTSLPLIGRYMLFTMSLVTVSIIATVIVINVHFRNSKTHIMPKWVRLVFIDTLPKFLHMERPQKQSFLMQTRMRQRAARQHHQEEGHSNGYYDKRFMKSAAKYMVNTITPSLLEEIEGREQPNKSHTECDNDLPHEYREALDSLQFITNHLKAEDEEDASSEDWKYVALVIDRVLLWIFLIVCVVGTGAILLNSPVIWEQKGVHNTPKLSKPVLIDKVTYDKYSG; via the exons GTTGTCATGGCTCGAAGAGTGCCGAAAGGTTATTCACGACCTTAATGGATAAGTACAACAATCTGATTCGTCCAATTGCCAATGTTAGCCAAATAATTAACGTAACATTTGGTCTTTCCATTTCGCAGTTAATTGATATA GATGAGCGGAATCAAATTATGACAACAAGTGTATGGGTAAAACAG AGATGGCATGATTATCAATTAGAGTGGGACCCAGCTGACTTCGAAGGTTTAACGATCATCCATATACCGATCAACATGTTATGGTGGCCTGATATATTGCTTTACAACAA CGCTGATGGACCTTATAATGTAGAGTTTATGACAAATGCATTGGTATCTAACGACGGCACAGTGGATTGGGTACCTCCAGCAATTTACAAGAGTTCGTGTAAAATCAACATCGCGTTCTTTCCTTTTGACGAACAAACATGCATCATGAAATTTGGAGCTTGGACTCATGACGGTTATACAGTCGATTTAATGAAAATGGACGAAAACGTTGGCCAGGAAGACTACTGGGAGAATGGCGAATGGGATATAGTGGAATCCCCAGTAGAACGACATACTGTCAAGTACCCCTGTTGTGCCGAGATTTATGTTGACATTACGTTTAGTTTTGTCCTTCACAGAAAAGCGTTGTTTTACGTCGTGACTTTAGTGATTCCTTGTTTGTTGATTTCTTTCCTCACCAtgctagtattctacttaccaTCCGATGCCTGTGAGAAGATCACGCTCTCAATTTCAATCTTACTGGCCTTAATTGTGTTCCTGTTGCTGATCAGTGAAATCATCCCACCAACATCAACAAGCCTTCCGTTGATTGGCCGTTACATGTTGTTCACTATGTCACTTGTGACTGTGTCAATCATTGCCACTGTCATCGTCATAAACGTGCATTTCCGTAATTCTAAAACGCACATCATGCCGAAGTGGGTTCGACTCGTCTTCATAGACACACTTCCAAAGTTTCTGCACATGGAAAGACCACAGAAACAATCTTTTCTCATGCAGACACGGATGAGACAAAGAGCCGCGAGACAGCACCACCAGGAAGAGGGTCATTCAAATGGTTACTATGATAAGAGGTTTATGAAATCGGCGGCTAAGTATATGGTGAACACCATCACGCCATCATTATTGGAGGAAATAGAAGGTAGAGAGCAACCAAATAAAAGCCACACAGAATGTGATAACGATCTGCCGCATGAGTATAGAGAGGCATTGGATAGTCTTCAGTTCATCACAAATCATCTCAAGGCAGAAGACGAAGAGGATGCT tcGAGTGAAGATTGGAAGTACGTTGCCTTGGTGATCGATCGTGTCCTCCTGTGGATATTCTTGATAGTATGTGTTGTTGGAACAGGCGCAATTCTCCTGAATTCTCCCGTTATTTGGGAACAGAAGGGTGTTCATAACACACCGAAACTTTCAAAACCAGTTTTAATTGACAAAGTAACTTACGACAAATACAGTGGGTAA
- the LOC144449373 gene encoding neuronal acetylcholine receptor subunit beta-4-like: protein MEAMQLKQKANEKQLKQNAIFLDRNRCVASDDEEKLYSRLLNNYNPLIRPVESATDTLNVTFGLSISQLIDVDEKNQIMTASMWVKQRWFDYQLVWDPSEYDGLGVLHVPAKMLWMPDIVLYNNADGPYDVTMMNMALVYNDGTVFWVPPAIYKSSCQIDVSYFPFDEQHCKMKFGSWSHDGDHLDMEAMSANIEQEDYWENGEWEIVEAPVERHAIRYPCCEEVYVDLTFTLILHRKPLFYIVTLVLPCFLISILTVFVFYIPSDSGEKITLCISVLLALIVFLLLVSEIIPPTSKTIPLIGKYLLFTMILVSVSIVITVIVLNIHHRTASTHTMPSWVRVLFIECLPGILYMQRPGKVSRTKGVLREIFIKPRPVNITGCCEPLIIPRTTTNGVVGHQPIPVLLAKMSQEKITPSLREEIEWREKRTKDDREEIKDSENSLLPEVLLEAVGNINFIVNHLKQQDEEDEVSNDWKFVAMVIDRIFLWIFVIVCITGTCSILLASPVIWEKGDEHERYLPIQPVQLQ from the exons ATGGAAGCCATGCAGTTAAAACAGAAAGCTAATGAAAAACAACTGAAACAGAACGCCATCTTTCTCGACAGAAACC gcTGTGTTGCATCCGACGATGAAGAAAAACTGTATTCGAGATTGTTGAATAATTACAATCCTTTGATTCGCCCAGTAGAATCAGCAACTGATACATTGAACGTGACGTTTGGGCTGTCAATCTCTCAACTAATTGACGTG GACGAAAAGAATCAGATCATGACGGCAAGTATGTGGGTGAAACAG agaTGGTTTGATTACCAGTTGGTATGGGATCCCTCAGAATACGACGGTTTAGGAGTGTTACATGTAcctgctaaaatgttatggatGCCGGATATAGTATTGTAcaacaa TGCCGATGGTCCGTATGACGTCACTATGATGAACATGGCCCTTGTCTACAACGATGGAACTGTGTTCTGGGTACCCCCCGCCATCTACAAAAGTTCATGTCAAATCGACGTTTCATACTTCCCTTTTGATGAACAGCACTGCAAGATGAAATTTGGTTCTTGGTCCCACGACGGTGATCATTTAGACATGGAAGCCATGTCGGCCAACATCGAACAGGAGGACTATTGGGAGAATGGCGAGTGGGAAATCGTCGAAGCACCAGTAGAAAGGCATGCCATCAGATACCCGTGTTGTGAAGAAGTCTACGTCGATTTAACGTTCACGCTTATTTTGCACAGAAAACCTTTATTCTACATTGTGACATTAGTTCTGCCATGTTTTCTGATATCTATATtgactgtgtttgttttttacataCCATCGGACAGCGGTGAGAAAATCACGTTGTGTATTTCTGTCTTACTAGCGTTGATAGTGTTTCTCCTCCTGGTATCAGAGATCATTCCACCAACTTCAAAAACGATTCCGCTCATCGGTAAATATCTCTTGTTCACTATGATTTTGGTTAGCGTTTCTATTGTAATTACTGTTATTGTACTAAACATTCACCATCGTACAGCATCCACACATACCATGCCCTCCTGGGTCAGGGTCCTGTTCATTGAGTGTTTACCGGGAATACTATACATGCAGAGACCCGGGAAAGTTAGCAGAACCAAGGGAGTCCTCAGAGAGATCTTTATTAAACCGAGACCTGTGAATATCACGGGATGTTGTGAACCGTTGATTATTCCAAGAACGACTACAAACGGTGTCGTTGGGCATCAACCCATTCCGGTGTTGTTGGCCAAAATGAGCCAAGAGAAAATCACACCCTCTCTTCGTGAGGAAATAGAATGGAGAGAGAAGCGAACGAAGGACGACAGAGAGGAGATAAAAGATTCAGAGAATTCACTCCTACCAGAGGTGTTATTGGAAGCTGTGGGCAACATTAATTTCATCGTGAATCATCTAAAGCAACAAGACGAAGAAGATGAG GTCAGCAACGACTGGAAATTTGTCGCCATGGTAATAGATCGGATATTTTTGTGGATATTTGTGATTGTCTGTATTACCGGCACCTGTTCTATCTTGTTGGCCTCACCGGTGATATGGGAGAAAGGAGACGAACACGAGAGATACTTACCAATACAGCCTGTACagttacaataa